One stretch of Legionella birminghamensis DNA includes these proteins:
- the rlmN gene encoding 23S rRNA (adenine(2503)-C(2))-methyltransferase RlmN: MSSKINLLNLNYQQMQNFFMEIGEKKFRAQQVMQWIHQAGYHDFSQMTNLGKALRERLSQIAEIRLPEIVTCQQSKDGTCKWLLKLDCGNCIETVFIPEANRGTLCVSSQVGCALNCSFCSTAKQGFNRNLSTAEIIGQVWLAVRTLSEDNGHHDKHITNVVMMGMGEPLLNFDNVVAAMDIMMDDLAYGLSKRRVTLSTSGVLPELERLKKVSPVALAVSLHAPNDELRNVLVPINKKYPLEQLMKLCKSYFKDEPKRKVTFEYVMLKGVNDQPEHARQLIKLLKDVPSKVNLIPFNPFPLTQYERSSQQAIDTFRDILVSKGINTITRKTRGDDIDAACGQLAGEVKDRTTRSQRWQKLHFQPKEKTINQTENQS, encoded by the coding sequence ATGTCTAGTAAAATTAACTTGTTGAACTTAAATTATCAGCAAATGCAGAACTTTTTTATGGAGATTGGTGAAAAAAAGTTCCGTGCTCAACAAGTCATGCAATGGATTCACCAGGCTGGCTATCATGATTTTTCTCAAATGACGAATCTCGGGAAAGCACTTCGTGAGCGTCTTTCGCAAATTGCTGAAATCAGGCTTCCTGAAATTGTTACCTGTCAGCAGTCAAAAGACGGTACTTGTAAATGGCTGTTAAAACTTGACTGTGGTAATTGCATTGAAACAGTATTCATACCCGAAGCCAATCGCGGGACTCTCTGTGTCTCTTCACAAGTAGGCTGTGCCTTAAATTGCAGTTTTTGCTCCACAGCAAAACAGGGATTCAACCGAAATCTCAGTACGGCTGAAATCATTGGCCAGGTTTGGCTTGCAGTAAGAACATTGTCCGAGGACAATGGCCACCATGATAAACATATTACCAATGTGGTCATGATGGGAATGGGGGAACCATTGCTCAATTTTGACAATGTGGTGGCTGCAATGGATATTATGATGGATGATCTGGCCTATGGCTTATCCAAAAGACGAGTTACATTAAGTACCTCTGGCGTTTTACCGGAGCTCGAGCGTTTGAAAAAGGTCAGTCCGGTTGCCCTGGCTGTTTCACTGCACGCACCTAATGATGAGCTCAGAAATGTTTTGGTACCCATTAATAAAAAATATCCACTTGAGCAATTAATGAAGCTATGCAAGTCATACTTCAAAGATGAGCCAAAGCGCAAGGTTACATTCGAATACGTTATGCTGAAAGGCGTCAACGATCAGCCCGAGCATGCCAGGCAGCTCATTAAATTGCTAAAAGATGTTCCCTCCAAAGTGAATTTAATTCCGTTTAATCCCTTTCCGTTAACCCAGTACGAGCGGTCTTCACAGCAGGCAATTGATACTTTCCGTGATATATTGGTCTCTAAAGGGATTAACACCATTACCAGAAAAACGAGAGGCGATGATATTGATGCAGCCTGCGGCCAACTCGCCGGCGAGGTGAAGGATAGGACCACTCGCTCACAGAGATGGCAAAAATTACACTTTCAACCCAAAGAGAAAACAATTAATCAAACTGAAAATCAAAGCTAA
- the pilW gene encoding type IV pilus biogenesis/stability protein PilW, with translation MGALYHSGEKIVLIGSRLLLLILCGLLLSCQHNSEVQAEKKLETQKRNDAASYNVQLGMAYLKQGDIPRAKRKLLMAMDLTPDSPDANVAMAYYLEKTGDKSKAKTYYQKALALAPQNGSQLNNYGAFLCREGQYQEAEKYFLKAVNDVQYIHTAGAYENAGLCAEQIPDIPKAEAYFLKALEHDSQRKQSLYELVNLEMKQNKTEKALAYLQQYKEIVNSDAVLLTKAMDAAHETGRFDMEENYKQRLGKLERSTDYTGEKNEYDTING, from the coding sequence ATGGGCGCTCTTTATCATAGTGGTGAAAAAATTGTGTTAATCGGTTCACGGCTTTTATTACTGATACTTTGCGGATTGCTTCTATCTTGCCAGCATAATTCAGAGGTTCAGGCTGAGAAAAAACTGGAGACACAGAAACGGAATGATGCCGCCTCATATAATGTTCAGCTGGGGATGGCTTATTTGAAACAGGGCGATATTCCTCGTGCCAAACGAAAATTGCTAATGGCAATGGATTTAACGCCGGATTCCCCAGATGCAAATGTAGCCATGGCTTATTATCTCGAGAAAACTGGCGATAAAAGTAAAGCAAAAACATATTACCAAAAAGCCCTTGCCCTTGCCCCCCAGAATGGTTCCCAATTAAACAATTATGGTGCTTTTTTATGCCGCGAAGGCCAGTACCAGGAAGCTGAAAAATACTTTCTGAAAGCGGTAAATGATGTCCAGTACATACACACGGCAGGCGCATATGAAAACGCCGGGCTTTGCGCTGAGCAGATTCCTGATATTCCCAAGGCTGAGGCATATTTTCTTAAGGCATTGGAGCATGATTCACAGCGCAAACAGTCGCTGTATGAGCTCGTAAACCTGGAAATGAAACAAAATAAAACAGAAAAGGCACTTGCTTATTTGCAGCAATATAAGGAAATTGTCAACAGTGACGCTGTCCTGTTAACAAAAGCAATGGACGCGGCGCACGAAACAGGACGCTTTGACATGGAAGAGAATTACAAACAGCGCCTTGGCAAGTTAGAAAGATCAACGGACTATACCGGAGAAAAAAATGAATACGACACTATTAATGGATGA
- a CDS encoding helix-turn-helix domain-containing protein, translating to MNTTLLMDEVNQSNQELPGSQLARIREKKGFSQEYVAGKLHLRVRVIELLEADNYEQMPEPVFIKGYLRAYAKLLGISAEPFLTTYNSLFNSERKLEKALWQSKRESNRKEKAVRWFTIIIALTAVVAVGLWWQKNKTNQTIISAEKTVEEKHLSVNTEADSKSTELSQMQSMFSTDSESNSSEVQGG from the coding sequence ATGAATACGACACTATTAATGGATGAAGTTAATCAGAGTAATCAGGAGCTTCCTGGTTCGCAATTAGCTCGTATACGTGAAAAAAAGGGGTTTAGTCAGGAATATGTTGCAGGAAAGCTTCACCTCAGAGTAAGAGTCATTGAGCTATTGGAAGCTGATAATTATGAACAGATGCCTGAGCCAGTATTTATCAAGGGTTATTTACGTGCTTATGCCAAGTTGCTGGGGATTTCTGCAGAACCATTCCTCACGACTTATAATAGCCTGTTTAACTCTGAGAGAAAGCTTGAAAAAGCGTTATGGCAAAGCAAACGTGAGTCTAATCGAAAAGAAAAAGCCGTACGCTGGTTTACTATTATCATCGCATTGACAGCCGTGGTCGCCGTCGGTCTATGGTGGCAGAAAAACAAGACCAATCAAACGATTATCAGTGCAGAAAAAACTGTTGAAGAAAAACATCTATCTGTAAATACTGAGGCTGACAGTAAATCGACTGAACTTTCACAAATGCAATCCATGTTTAGCACTGATTCTGAAAGTAATTCTTCGGAGGTACAAGGTGGTTGA
- the hisS gene encoding histidine--tRNA ligase, with protein sequence MQAIRGMNDVLPEQSIRWQMLEQLFMRCVTRYGYQEIRFPIVESTQLFKRSIGEITDIVEKEMYTFNDLNGESISLRPEGTAGCLRACLEHGLLHNQQQKLWYAGPMFRHEKPQKGRYRQFHQFGVEALGMAGPAIELELIALCYRLWEELGIRQHVQLQINSLGELRERQRYKEILTDYLHQHFENLDEDSKRRLYKNPLRILDSKNPDMQHLLANAPKLADSLGEESKRHFETLCAGLERLGINYTINPQLVRGLDYYGHTVFEWVTDQLGSQATVCAGGRYDILVEQLGGNPTPAAGFAIGVERMLLLLETLGLTMQSPVYPSFFIVATGEKELIQALVIAEQLRAINPLWQVFTNTAGGSFKSQFKKADKSGADYALIIGENELLNDEVSIKNLRNHEEQITISQTALGQYLTDHLG encoded by the coding sequence ATGCAAGCCATCAGGGGCATGAATGATGTATTGCCTGAGCAAAGTATTCGTTGGCAGATGCTCGAGCAATTATTCATGCGCTGCGTTACCCGCTATGGCTATCAGGAAATCCGTTTTCCAATTGTTGAGTCAACACAGCTTTTCAAACGGTCAATTGGTGAAATCACCGATATCGTTGAAAAGGAAATGTATACATTCAATGATTTAAATGGGGAGAGTATCAGTTTAAGACCTGAGGGCACCGCCGGATGTTTAAGAGCATGCCTGGAACATGGTTTACTCCATAATCAGCAGCAGAAACTTTGGTATGCGGGTCCAATGTTCCGTCATGAAAAACCCCAAAAGGGCCGGTATCGGCAGTTTCACCAATTTGGTGTTGAAGCATTGGGAATGGCAGGCCCCGCTATCGAGCTAGAGTTGATCGCACTTTGTTACCGACTATGGGAAGAATTGGGCATCAGGCAACATGTCCAACTTCAAATAAACAGTTTAGGTGAGCTTCGCGAGAGGCAACGATACAAAGAAATTTTAACTGACTATTTGCATCAGCATTTTGAAAATCTTGATGAAGATAGCAAACGCAGGTTATATAAAAACCCCTTGCGTATTCTCGATAGTAAAAATCCAGATATGCAGCATTTGCTGGCCAATGCCCCTAAATTAGCTGATTCGCTTGGTGAAGAAAGTAAACGGCACTTCGAGACACTTTGTGCGGGGCTTGAGAGGCTGGGTATCAATTATACGATTAACCCCCAACTGGTTAGAGGGCTGGATTACTATGGCCATACAGTATTTGAATGGGTTACTGATCAATTAGGCAGCCAGGCAACAGTCTGTGCTGGGGGACGTTATGACATTCTTGTCGAGCAATTGGGAGGAAATCCTACTCCAGCAGCGGGTTTTGCTATTGGTGTTGAACGAATGCTGTTATTATTGGAAACGCTTGGCCTGACGATGCAATCGCCTGTTTATCCAAGCTTTTTTATTGTAGCGACCGGGGAAAAAGAATTAATTCAGGCCCTGGTGATAGCAGAGCAATTAAGGGCAATTAATCCCTTATGGCAAGTATTTACCAATACAGCAGGAGGCAGCTTTAAAAGTCAGTTTAAAAAAGCAGATAAAAGCGGGGCTGATTACGCGCTTATTATTGGTGAAAACGAGTTGCTCAATGATGAAGTCAGTATTAAGAACTTGCGTAATCATGAAGAACAAATCACAATCTCGCAAACTGCTTTGGGTCAATACTTAACAGATCATCTTGGATGA
- a CDS encoding YfgM family protein translates to MSVYMTEEEQLEAIKKWWNRHSTLITIVLSVILLAISAYKYWNWHEAKVSMQASNAYEHMMVAYSNKDNKSIKSYANDLITNYGETVYADAARMILAKLLIAHNHFGKARNMLDDVASHSKMKALKQVARIRIARLLAAEKNYDKALEALTAIEDTAYMPVVNELKGDIFAATGHYQQAITSYKEAITEVRTHGIGNLFLEMKTNELAALSQSSTANSNLQAA, encoded by the coding sequence ATGTCAGTGTATATGACAGAAGAAGAACAATTAGAAGCGATCAAAAAATGGTGGAACCGCCACAGTACCCTGATTACTATAGTACTGTCAGTGATTCTGCTAGCGATCTCTGCTTACAAATATTGGAACTGGCATGAAGCTAAAGTGAGCATGCAGGCATCCAATGCTTATGAACACATGATGGTTGCTTACTCCAATAAAGATAATAAATCAATTAAGTCTTATGCCAATGATTTAATAACCAATTATGGTGAAACTGTCTATGCAGATGCTGCGCGAATGATCCTTGCTAAATTGTTAATTGCACACAATCATTTTGGAAAAGCCCGAAATATGCTGGATGACGTGGCTTCCCATTCTAAAATGAAAGCTTTGAAACAGGTTGCCCGTATCCGAATTGCACGGCTTCTGGCTGCTGAAAAAAATTACGATAAGGCACTTGAGGCGTTAACTGCCATTGAAGATACCGCTTATATGCCTGTTGTAAATGAATTAAAGGGCGACATTTTTGCTGCAACAGGCCATTACCAGCAGGCAATCACTTCTTACAAAGAGGCGATTACCGAAGTGCGCACCCATGGTATCGGTAATTTGTTTCTGGAAATGAAGACAAATGAGTTAGCGGCGTTATCTCAATCCAGTACAGCAAATAGCAATTTACAGGCTGCATAA
- the bamB gene encoding outer membrane protein assembly factor BamB: MFKKSLLLVLISALGACSTVDDYLLGKDNTPAPAELEPIKPKVALTEKWTVPVSNAKKTANYLKLQPVILGNTIYTADSSGAIEAINKINGKLIWARKLDNVLVSGPSVGGGYIAVGTEASKLIVLKQADGSDAWQASVSGEVLSKPVITQGKVLAKTIDGNLYAFNLASGEKLWVSDHGAPGLVLKASSSPVIVNNQIALVGYSDGKMDAVDIQSGHVIWQRSIAFASGASDVERLVDIDADPIVEGQTVILGSYQGYVGAFSLNDGQFIWRKPASIYKNMAVQGNTLYLTDSEDVVWAINKQNGQVNWKQVALKARGLTEPVISGDRLLIGDKTGMLHVLSAQTGEFVSRTKLGSAITSTPSVSGKDVYVMTNNGKLSRFSVG, translated from the coding sequence ATGTTTAAAAAAAGTTTATTATTAGTTCTCATTTCAGCTCTAGGCGCCTGCTCTACAGTTGATGACTATTTACTGGGTAAAGATAATACGCCAGCTCCTGCTGAACTTGAGCCTATTAAGCCTAAAGTTGCCTTGACTGAAAAATGGACTGTTCCAGTCAGCAATGCAAAAAAAACAGCCAATTATTTAAAATTGCAGCCTGTTATCTTGGGAAATACAATCTACACAGCAGATTCCAGCGGTGCGATTGAGGCCATTAATAAGATCAATGGCAAGCTTATCTGGGCAAGAAAGCTGGATAATGTATTAGTCAGCGGCCCCAGTGTTGGAGGAGGCTACATTGCTGTAGGTACTGAGGCGTCCAAATTAATTGTTCTAAAGCAAGCAGATGGCAGCGATGCATGGCAAGCCAGTGTATCGGGAGAGGTTTTATCAAAACCTGTAATAACCCAGGGCAAGGTACTGGCCAAAACGATTGACGGCAATTTATATGCCTTCAATCTTGCTTCTGGCGAAAAACTGTGGGTTTCTGATCATGGTGCGCCTGGGTTGGTTTTAAAAGCCAGTTCTTCTCCGGTTATTGTAAATAATCAGATCGCATTAGTCGGCTATTCAGATGGTAAAATGGATGCTGTTGATATTCAATCAGGCCATGTTATTTGGCAACGTAGTATTGCTTTTGCCAGTGGTGCCAGCGATGTTGAACGTCTGGTCGATATCGATGCCGATCCTATTGTTGAAGGCCAAACAGTCATCCTCGGTAGCTATCAAGGCTATGTAGGCGCTTTCTCCTTAAACGACGGCCAGTTTATCTGGAGAAAACCTGCTTCCATTTATAAAAACATGGCAGTACAGGGAAATACACTCTATTTGACTGATAGTGAGGATGTGGTCTGGGCTATCAATAAACAAAATGGTCAGGTGAATTGGAAACAGGTTGCCTTAAAAGCACGAGGATTAACTGAACCAGTAATTTCAGGTGATCGCCTTCTTATTGGAGATAAAACAGGCATGCTGCATGTGCTGTCAGCGCAAACAGGTGAATTTGTTTCCAGGACAAAACTAGGAAGTGCTATCACCTCAACACCCAGCGTTTCAGGTAAAGATGTCTATGTAATGACCAATAACGGCAAACTAAGCCGATTTTCAGTAGGGTAA
- the der gene encoding ribosome biogenesis GTPase Der, protein MIPVVVLVGRPNVGKSTLFNRLTKTQDALVADFPGLTRDRQYGQAEYNDKPFIIVDTGGVGVDDLAVDALMSKQSAMALEEADVILFLVDGRDGRTGIDETIAMQLRKLSKPVYLVVNKTDGLDEEIAISEFQQLGFADIYPVSATHGRGMTSFLQHLTAEFEPAVDLEEESPDEIKIAFAGKPNVGKSTLINRILGEERVVVYDMPGTTRDSISIPFERDEQRYILIDTAGVRRRARVDEKIEKFSVIKTLQAIKNSHVCLMLIDAKEGLTEQDMHILGFIIEAGKALVIAVNKWDGLDEEHREHVRSEIDRRLHFAKFAKIRFISALHGSGVGSLFKDIKEAFASAVQAFSTPKLTRLLQDLVSQHEPPLVQGRRIKLRYAHAGGHNPPIIVIHGNQLESLPGSYKRYLTNAFVEHLGLVGTPLKLEFKGSANPFKDKKNKLTGRQIKKKRRLMKKVKSK, encoded by the coding sequence ATGATTCCAGTGGTTGTATTAGTGGGCAGGCCCAATGTTGGCAAGTCCACACTTTTTAATCGTTTAACCAAAACTCAGGACGCTCTGGTTGCTGATTTTCCGGGATTAACCCGGGATAGGCAGTATGGGCAAGCAGAGTATAACGATAAGCCTTTTATCATAGTAGATACCGGAGGTGTCGGTGTTGATGATTTGGCAGTGGATGCCCTGATGTCCAAGCAGTCTGCAATGGCGCTGGAAGAAGCAGACGTCATTCTGTTCCTGGTTGATGGCCGGGATGGGCGTACGGGAATTGATGAAACCATTGCTATGCAATTACGCAAACTCAGTAAACCCGTTTATCTTGTCGTCAATAAAACAGATGGCTTGGATGAAGAAATAGCCATATCCGAGTTTCAGCAATTGGGTTTCGCAGATATCTATCCAGTCTCTGCAACCCATGGTCGCGGAATGACCTCTTTTCTGCAGCATCTTACGGCCGAATTCGAGCCAGCTGTGGATTTGGAAGAAGAGTCGCCTGATGAAATAAAAATAGCCTTCGCAGGTAAACCCAATGTCGGGAAGTCGACTTTAATCAATCGCATTCTGGGTGAGGAGAGGGTGGTTGTCTATGACATGCCAGGTACCACTCGCGATAGCATTTCTATTCCTTTTGAGCGCGACGAGCAGCGTTATATTCTAATTGACACAGCCGGTGTACGTCGCCGAGCACGTGTCGATGAGAAAATTGAAAAGTTTTCAGTTATTAAAACCCTGCAGGCAATTAAGAACTCTCACGTCTGTCTGATGCTGATAGATGCAAAAGAAGGTCTGACTGAGCAGGATATGCATATTCTAGGCTTTATTATTGAAGCAGGTAAGGCACTGGTTATCGCTGTCAATAAATGGGATGGCCTTGATGAAGAGCACAGGGAGCATGTTCGCAGCGAGATTGATCGCCGCCTTCATTTTGCAAAGTTTGCCAAAATTCGTTTTATCTCTGCACTACATGGTAGTGGAGTAGGGTCTTTATTCAAAGATATTAAAGAGGCATTTGCTTCAGCGGTACAGGCATTTTCAACACCAAAACTCACTCGACTGCTCCAGGATCTGGTCAGTCAGCATGAACCTCCTTTAGTTCAGGGACGGCGTATTAAATTAAGATATGCGCATGCCGGCGGACATAATCCCCCGATTATTGTTATTCACGGCAACCAGCTGGAATCTTTACCCGGCAGCTACAAGCGATACCTTACCAATGCATTTGTTGAACATCTGGGATTAGTCGGAACTCCTTTAAAACTGGAATTCAAGGGTAGCGCTAATCCATTCAAAGATAAGAAAAATAAACTAACGGGCCGACAGATTAAAAAGAAGAGGCGCCTGATGAAAAAGGTGAAAAGTAAATAA
- a CDS encoding hotdog fold thioesterase — protein MAIWFKEVTLDDLNRFGKNSMSEFLGIQFIEIGDNFLKASMPVTERTKQPFGLLHGGANVVLAETIASTAANGVIDSKKFYCVGLEINANHLRAVTKGIVTAKASPIHIGRTTQVWEVDIFNEEGKKTCVSRMTAAVVGR, from the coding sequence ATGGCAATCTGGTTCAAGGAAGTTACGCTTGACGATCTTAACCGCTTTGGAAAAAACAGCATGTCAGAATTTCTTGGTATACAATTTATTGAAATCGGAGATAATTTTCTGAAAGCCAGCATGCCAGTTACTGAGCGCACTAAACAACCATTCGGTCTGCTTCATGGTGGTGCTAACGTCGTGCTGGCAGAAACAATTGCCAGTACTGCAGCAAACGGTGTTATCGATTCGAAAAAATTTTATTGTGTTGGTCTTGAGATCAATGCTAACCATTTACGTGCCGTTACCAAGGGCATTGTTACAGCAAAAGCTTCCCCAATTCACATTGGACGTACTACCCAGGTTTGGGAAGTGGATATTTTTAATGAAGAAGGGAAGAAGACTTGCGTATCAAGGATGACAGCCGCTGTAGTAGGGCGATAG
- a CDS encoding outer membrane protein, protein MRLNKPISLAIGILLSTNGYSDGIMEDEPYLIGWSKVITLSAGPAWAWPGDDQTLGRLYVYPVNFDEVARFRGSEDARTLGTGEVFLALQHQVANNMIGRLGLAFAGASQVEVNGTMDLVAVPNVANYSYHINHSRVAIKGLLATENPAYYVQPYLSGSFGIGFNHAYSFETHPPVYLANPGIALAKLGYQSNTTQGFAFTLGAGVQKNLSPHWQVGLGYEFADWGKSRLNNAMPDPWGYGYPKLSYLYTHELQFSLSFIC, encoded by the coding sequence ATGAGGTTGAATAAGCCAATTTCTTTAGCGATTGGGATTTTATTATCAACAAACGGTTATTCTGACGGCATTATGGAAGATGAGCCCTATTTGATTGGATGGTCTAAAGTGATCACTCTAAGTGCCGGGCCAGCTTGGGCCTGGCCTGGAGATGATCAGACTTTGGGACGTTTGTATGTTTACCCGGTTAATTTTGACGAAGTAGCTCGATTCAGAGGAAGTGAAGATGCAAGAACTCTCGGCACGGGTGAGGTATTTCTTGCCCTGCAGCATCAGGTCGCTAACAATATGATTGGCCGTCTCGGGCTTGCTTTTGCAGGCGCCAGTCAGGTGGAAGTCAATGGGACGATGGATCTGGTTGCTGTTCCTAACGTAGCGAATTATAGCTATCACATTAACCATAGCCGTGTAGCCATTAAAGGCTTATTAGCCACGGAAAATCCTGCTTATTATGTTCAACCTTATTTAAGCGGGAGTTTTGGTATCGGCTTTAATCATGCCTATAGTTTCGAGACACACCCCCCTGTTTATTTAGCTAACCCCGGGATAGCACTGGCCAAGCTGGGTTATCAGAGCAATACTACCCAGGGTTTTGCGTTTACTTTAGGCGCTGGTGTTCAGAAAAACCTGTCGCCCCATTGGCAAGTAGGTTTAGGTTATGAGTTTGCTGACTGGGGTAAAAGCAGGCTTAATAATGCCATGCCCGATCCCTGGGGCTACGGCTATCCTAAACTGTCTTATTTATATACTCACGAATTACAGTTTAGTTTGAGTTTCATTTGCTAA
- the queF gene encoding NADPH-dependent 7-cyano-7-deazaguanine reductase QueF (Catalyzes the NADPH-dependent reduction of 7-cyano-7-deazaguanine (preQ0) to 7-aminomethyl-7-deazaguanine (preQ1) in queuosine biosynthesis), whose translation MSLLLGKKYQSQPDESELGQSSQYDTHYNPDRLFAVSREGKRSEIGVDSSSLPFYGFDCWNHYEVSWLNEKGKPVVALAEIIYDCETPNIIESKSLKLYFNSFNNTRIKDSETLRQIVARDLSARIGGKVDVRILSLKDKELSFIQSMPAGECIDELDVTCSVYLVEPNYLFTEGEKVEEVLYSDLLKSNCLVTKQPDWGSVQIAYTGKQINREGLLKYLISFRNHNEFHEQCIERIFVHILNRCKPEKLTVYGRYTRRGGLDINPYRSTEKTVVKGLNQRLVRQ comes from the coding sequence ATGAGCCTGCTATTGGGAAAAAAATATCAAAGCCAGCCAGATGAATCCGAACTGGGGCAGTCTTCGCAATACGATACCCATTATAATCCTGATCGCCTTTTTGCTGTTTCCAGAGAGGGCAAGCGCAGTGAAATTGGCGTTGATTCTTCTTCGCTTCCTTTTTATGGGTTTGACTGCTGGAACCATTATGAGGTGTCATGGCTTAATGAAAAAGGTAAGCCTGTCGTTGCACTGGCTGAAATTATTTATGATTGCGAGACCCCTAACATAATCGAATCAAAATCCTTAAAACTCTATTTTAACTCATTCAATAACACTCGAATTAAGGATAGCGAAACCCTGCGGCAAATCGTAGCGCGTGATTTATCGGCGCGTATCGGGGGGAAAGTTGATGTTCGAATCCTTTCCCTGAAAGATAAAGAACTTAGTTTTATCCAGTCAATGCCGGCTGGTGAATGCATAGATGAACTCGATGTTACTTGCTCCGTCTACCTTGTTGAACCAAACTATCTTTTTACTGAGGGAGAGAAGGTTGAGGAAGTCCTTTATTCTGATTTATTAAAATCAAATTGTCTGGTTACAAAGCAACCGGACTGGGGCTCAGTGCAAATTGCATATACGGGTAAACAGATAAACCGCGAAGGGCTGCTAAAATACCTGATTTCTTTCCGTAATCATAATGAATTCCATGAACAATGCATTGAACGGATTTTTGTACATATTCTGAATCGTTGTAAACCGGAAAAACTGACCGTCTATGGGCGATATACAAGACGGGGGGGGCTGGATATTAATCCTTATCGCTCGACAGAGAAGACTGTTGTAAAGGGGCTAAATCAACGATTAGTCAGACAATGA